Genomic DNA from Desulfovibrio aminophilus DSM 12254:
CGCCGACCAGGGTCTTGAAGTCGAAGGGCCCTTCGGGCTTGTCGCTGCGTCCGTGGCCGCGCAGGTCCGGGACGATGACGCGATGACGGGGGGAAAAATACTCGCTCTGGGGAGTCAGAAACGCGGCGTCGCAACTGTTGCCGTGAATCAGAAGCAACGGGGGATCGCCGCGCCCCCGCTCGTCCAGCACGAGCCGGACGCCGTCGCGCGCCCGGACTTCGCGCTCCAGGGTCATGCGCATTCCGAGAGCGGCAGGAAGACCCGGAAGATGGAGCCCTTGCCTTGCTCGGAGTCGGCCTCGATGTCGCCGCCGTGCTGATCCACGGCCTTGCGGACGATGAACAGCCCGAGCCCGGTGCCCTTGGAGCCCTTGGTGGAAAAGAAGACGCTGAAGAGCTTTTCCAGGGTCTCGCGGTCCATGCCGATACCGTTGTCCTCCACTTCCACCACCAGATCCTCGTCCTTGCGATAGGCCCGAAACACCACCCGGTGCTCTTTTTTGGCCGTGTCCTGGACGCAGGCGTCCACGGCGTTCTCCAGGAGATTGACCAAGGCCGGGGCCAGGACCGAGGGGTCGCCCACCAGACGGCCCAGCCCGCTCTGAAACTCGCGGACGAAGGACACGCCGAGCTTCTCGGCCTTGGGACCGGCGGAATCGGCCACCCCTCCCAGGAGTTCGGCGACGTCCAGATCCTGAATATTCATATCCCGCTTGCGGGCCCAGAACAAGATGTCCATGACCATGCCCTTGATGCGGCCGACGAGCTGGGTCACGGACTCCCAACCTTCGGTCAGGCGCGTCTGGTCGCCCTTGGCCAAGCCGGAATTGACCTTGTACATGGCTCCGTCCAGGGCCGTGAGCAGTCCCTTGATGCCGTGCGAGAGCGAGGCGATGAGCATGCCCAGGGAGGTCAGGTGCTCCTGAAGACGGCGGACCTCGGTAATGTCGGCGGCCAGTTCCAGAACCTGGACCACGCGGTCCTGGGCATCGCGGATGGGCGCGGTCCAGACCAGGGCGTTGATGCGTCCGCCGCCGCAGGTCAGGAACTGGGTCTCCAGGCGATGGGACTGGCCATCCTTGAAAGTCAGCAGCGCCGGGCACTCCGGGCAGGGGTCGTTGCGGCCGTGGCAGGCGCGGTGGCACAGCGCGCCCTCATGTTCCCCGAATTCCTTGCGGAAGCGACGATTGGCCGCGGCGATGGTCAGGTCCGGGTTGACCAGGGCGATGGCGCAGGGGGTTTCGTCGAAAAGCTGACGATAGAGCTGTTGGGTGTTGCGAAGCTCATCCTGGAGACGGCGAACCTCACCCACATCTCCGGAAATTTCCAGAACCAGTTCCACCTCGCCGTTGGCCCCCCGGATGGGCACGGTATGCACCATGACGGGATGGTCGTTGCCGTTGACGCAGACCACCACCTCGCGGGAGTGCTGACTCTGACCCGTGGCCAGGGTGCGGGCCACCGGCGAACCGTCGGGGGCGTCGGTCCCGTTCTTGTAGACTTCCCAACTGCCCAGCCCGACCTTGTCGCCGAGACGGTCCTTGTAATAGCGGTTCACGGAGAGGACCGTTCCATGGCGGTCGTGCAGGGAGACGAAACTCGGAAGATCGTTGAAGAACCGGATGTCGCCGGCGAAATCCCGGGAGAGCCCCTGCAGGGCCTGGGTCAGCCCCTCCATCACCTGTCCGGCGGCCTTCTGGCGCTCGTAATCCACGATGCGCGAGGCCTGCTCCTGGACCAGGCGTTCCAGGTTCTCGGTGTATTCGCGCATCTTGGCGCGCATCTCGATGCGCTCGGTGGCGCGACGCAAGGCGATCTCAAGAACCTCCGGGCTCACGGGCTTATTGATGAAGTCCGCGGCCGAAAGTTTGAGACTCTCGATGGCCACGTCCAGGTCGCCGTGGCCGGTGATCATGATGACTTCGGTGTCCGGGGACTCCAGCTTGACGGCCCGCAGAAGATCGATGCCGCTCATGCCGGGCATGCGGATGTCCGTGATGACTATCGGCGGGTGGTGTTCACGGAAGACGCGCATGGCCTCCTCGCCGCTGGCTGCGGTGAAGACCTCATAGCCCATGTCGGCCAGGGTGATGGCCACCACGCGGCGGATGCCGTCTTCATCGTCGACGAGCAGAAGGGAATCAACCATGGGTCGCGGCTCCGCCCCCGCCTGGACCGGATCTCTCCGCCGCGCGCGGGGGGCAATGTCGCATGGCGGAATACCTCATTGAAACGGTAGGGTAATCTTCGAGGAGAGGGGCCGCTCCGGCCCCGTCGGGACCGGGGCGGCGCCCGGTCCCAGCCTTACGGCTTGCCGATGGTCTGTTCGACGATCCTCAGGACTTCCTGGGGATCGAAAGGCTTGTTCACTGTGGCCACGGCTTTGCGGATGGCCAGATGGATGCCCGCCAGACCGCTGATCACGATCACCGGAATGTCCTTGTACTCGTCTTTCTGGGTGTACTTGCGATAGAACCGGGGGCCCCACTCGTTGGGCATCTCCAGGTCCAGGGTGATGAGCTGGGGCTTCTCCTTCTCCAGCACGCCCAGGGCCGCCTCGCCGTCCGAGGCGCTGCACGTCTCGTAGCCGTTGTCCTTGAACACGGAGACGAGGTACTCGACGATGGCCGGGTCGTCGTCCACGACCATGATCTTCTTCGCCATGATGTCCCCCTTTTGGGTTGTGTCCCTCAACATCTGCCGACGGGCCGCCCGCGCGGACCGTCAGCCGTTTCCCCTGAGCAGCCGTTCGGCCGCGGCCAGCAGGGCCTCCGGCTTCGGCGGCTTCTCCACATACGCCTCGGGCCCGGGCAGCGGGCCGCCGGTGGCGGCCCGCAACGTTTCCAGGGCATGTTCGAAGGTCGGTCCGCCCACCGCCGAGACGATCATCACCGGCACACGGCTCAACCGCTCGTCGGCCTTGAGTTCACGGAACATGCGGATGCCGCCGTCGCCCGGCATCATGAGATCCAGGCTGATGAGGACCGGGGCCTCCTCGCGGGCCTTGCGCAGACCTTCCTCGCCGTCGCGGGCAAGCACCGGCCTGAAGCCGGCGCTCTCGAACACCGCGCCGATGAAGATGCGCAGATGCATTTCGTCATCCACGACGAGCACCGCAGGCCGCGTCATTCCACTCTCCCGGCCGAGCCTAGTCCGAACCGGGACGGGCGCCGTAGGGCGTGACGTCCACCTTGTCGGGGTGGTTCACGCTGAGCACCGGACAAGCCGAGCGCAGGACAACCTGCTCCACGGTGCTGCCCAGCAGGGCCTTCTCCGGATCCACCTCGCGGGTGTGGTGGGCCATGACCACGAGGTCGGCCTTGCTCTCACGGGCGAACTTCAGAACCTCCACGTGGGGCGTGCCCTCGCGGATGGTGACCGTGAAGTTGTCGAACTCGCCCATGTTGGCCACGTACTTGGCCTGCATCTTCTCCTCGGCCTCGCGCACCTTGGCCTCGATGGCGGCCTGGTTGGGCGCGTGCAGTTCGTTCTCCGCGCTCAGGTCCACGCAGTGGAAGAGGTGCAGGGTGCAGCCGATGTCGGCGGCCACGTTGCGGGCGAACTGGAAGGCGTAGTCCGAGGCCTTGGAGAAGTCCGTGGCCACGACGATGTTGGCGAAGTAGGACCAGCAGGTCACACAGGGACGGCTGACGATGAGCACGGGGCAGCGGGCGGACTTGGCCACCTTCTGCATGGTGCTGCCGGCGATGGCCCGGTGCCGGGAAGCGCCGATGTCCTCGGGCCGGTTGTGCGCGCCCATGATGATCAGATTCACGTCATCCTTGCGGGCCTTGCGCAGGACCTCGGTGTGCGGCTCGCCCACCAGGGCCTCGAAGGCGGCGCTGGGGTGATCCTTGGCCTGCTTCTCATAATACTGCTTCATCTCCTCCAGGACCAAACCGACGAGGTTCTCGTCGCCCTCCACGCGCTCCCCAGTGCGGACGTCCCGATATTCGAGCCCGAATCCGCGCGAGGGCAGACCGAAGACATGGAACACGGAAAGTCGCGAATGATTCTTGCGGGACAGCTCAAAAGCGACCTTGGCCGCGTCGTCGCAGGTCGGGGACGCCGTGGTGGCGAACAGAATCTTCTCGAACATGAGGCTACCTCCTTAAGGAGCATTCGGTTGGTGTTCCATGAAACGCGAGCTGCCAGCCGATTCCTTCCAGCACGTCGAACAGGGTGTATGTCGTCTCGAAGACGAAGACATTGACCTTGTCGCCGAACACGACGTGCCGCAAACCACCCAGGCGGACCGGCACGTCCAGCAGATGTTCCAGCTGATAGGACTTGATCTCCAGCGCCTCGCCGGCGGCCATGCCGTGGAACGCATGGTAGATGTCCAGGCGCGGCTTGCCCGGAAACCCGACCATTTCCACGGTCCTGGTCAGTTGCAGCCAATCCAGGCCGGCGGGCCGGCAATCCCGTTCCGGCCAGGAGCCGTAACGTTCCAGCATGCCCGGGAAAAACCTATTGACGCGCGGCAATTCGGGATAACGCTTGAGCAGGAGAAAGAAACTGCGGAGCGTGAATCCCGGATTGAGTTGAACGGAATTGCTGAAGAACGGCAGCGGATCATCCCCGATGGGCCTGCCGCGCTCCATCATGCGGCCGTCCGGTTGCAACTCCACCATGTCCATCAGCAAAATCCTATAAAAAAGGTATACTTTTCCTGGCCCAATATTCCAAAACAAAAAACGCGTCAAGAAGCTCCCGGGCCGCTTTTTTCTACATCCCCGTCGAACCGCTCCCCCGAAGGGTTTCCGGGCGTGGCAGCCTCGCAGTGAAGGTCGTTCCTCGCCCCGGCGCGGACTCCACCTCCAGAACCCCGCCGTGCTGTTCGACGATTTTCCGGCTGGCGGCCAGACCCAGCCCCGTGCCGCGGCCGCCCTTGGTGCTGAAAAACACCGTGAAGAGCATGTCCACGGTGTCCGCGTCCATGCCAGGTCCGTTGTCCCGAACAACGTAGCGCACCCCTCCCCCCGCGTCCGGCTCCACCCGCAGTTCCACCCGACACGGCTCGGGCCGCTCCCCGCGCTCGGCGCAGGCGTCCAGGGCGTTGACCACGAGATTGAGCAAGCAGCGGTGCATGGCCTCGGGGTCCAAGAGAGCCTGAGACATACCCGGAGCCTTGTCCAGGACCAGATCGACGCCCTGCTCCCGGGCCCGCGCACGCATCAGGGCGGCGATCTCCTCCAGGGGACCGGCGGGATCGGTGGGATGGAAATGAAGTTCCTCCGGCCGCGAGTAGTCCAGCAGCGCCAGGGAGAGATCCTTGATCTTCTCCACGTTGGCCTTGAGCATCTCCCACCCCTGCTCCAGGTAGACCCGGCGATCCTGTTTGAGCCCCTGCTCCAGGAGAAAGATACAGCCCTCCAGCCCGCCCGCGATGTTCTTGATGGCGTGGGCCATGCCCGCCGCGGCCTGCCCGGCGGCCGCCAGCCGCTCGGCGCGCACCAGTGCTCGCGACTTCTCCTCGACCATCCGCTCCAGGTTGGTCGTGTACTCCCGCAACTGGCGCCGAAGATGGCTCCGCTCGCGGGCCCGCTTCAGAGCGATCTCCAAAATCGCGTCGTTGACGGGCTTGGTCACGAAGTCGGCGGCCTCGCGCTGAATGCTCTGAATGGCCAAATCGATGTCGCCGTGGCCGGTGATCATGATCACCTCCACGTCCGGGTCGCGCTTCTTGAGCCGCTCCAGCAGCTCGATGCCGTCCATGCCGGGCATCTTGATGTCCGTGAGCACCACCCCCGGCCGAACCCGGTCGAAGACGGCCAGGGCTTCCTCGCCGGTGCGGGCCGTATGCACCACGTACCCGGCGTCGGCCAGGGACAGGGAGAGCACCGTGCGGATGCCCTCTTCGTCATCCACCAGCAGCAGATTCCTATCCATGCCTCTCCCCTTCGTTCTTCCATTCCGGGAAAGTCATCACGAAGCGGGTCCACTCCCCTTCCACGGACTCGGCGCGGATGGTCCCCCCGCAGTCCTTGATGATCCCGTAGCTGATGGACAATCCGAGGCCCGTGCCCTTGCCGACCTTCTTGGTGGTGAAGAACGGCTCGAAGATCTTGTCCAGGATGCCCCGGGGAATGCCCCGGCCCGTGTCCTCGACCTCCACCCGCACACCGCCGGAGATCCTCCGCGAAGTGATCGTGATCCGCTTTCCGCCCGGCGGGGCCGTGGTCCCGGCCCACCTTTCCTCAATGGCGTCGCGGGCGTTGATGAGCATGTTGATGAAAACCTGCTCCAGCCGCCCCGGGTCGGCCTTGATGGGCGGCAGGCTCTCGTCCAGCCGCCAGTCCACGGTGATCTCGCGCAACTTGAGCTGCTGGCTGAAGATGTCGAAGGCCCGCCGCAGGACTTCATTGACCCGCACCGGCTCCAGGCTCATCTCAGGCTTACGGCCGAACTCCCGAAGATGGTTGATGATCCTGGTGGCCCGGTCCACATGACTGTCGATCTCACGGGCCATGGTGCCCAAAATTTCCTCGTCGATGGGCTCCTTGCGGCTGATCTTGCGGGCGATGAAGCTGCTGGCGGTCTTGATCACCGAAAGCGGCTGGTTCAGCTCATGGGCCACACCCGTGGCCATCTCGCCGAGGGTGGCCATCTTCGAGGCCTGAATGAGCTGCTGCTCGGTCTCCAGGCGTTTGGTGATGTCGCTGGTGGTCACGAGCAAGACCTTGCGGCCCGAATACTCCGAGGGCGAGACGCGCACGGTCACGTAGATGCTGCGGCCGTCCCTGATGACGTTCTTGGCCCGATCCAAGACACGGGCCTGACGCAGCAGATCCGCCGTGGCCTCGCGCTCCTCCTCGCGCCAGAATTCCAGAAAGGAGGTACCCACCAGCTCATTCTTCTCGAAACCGTAGATGGCCTGGGCGGACTCGTTGCAGTCCAGGACGTTCAGGGTTTCGGCGTCAAGCACGAATAGCGGGTTGGGCGTGTTCTTGAAGATGGCCAAGTACTTGCGCTCGGAGCGTTCGAGCTTCTGCTCCAACTGCTTGCGCGAGGAGATGTCCAGACTCATTTCCATGGCCGCCACGATCTCGCCCTCGGCGTTACGCACCGGCGAGGTCGTCACCAGCCAATGCCGCATGCGACCGTCGGCGTCCGGCCCCGACTCCTCGCTGCAGTACGAGCGACCGGTCTGAAAGGTCAGCTCCACAGGGCAGTTGGGACACTTCTCGTTGCGCCCCTTGTAGGCGTGATAACAAAAGTCCGCGTTCTTCGGCTTGAACTTCTCCTTGAACTCCAAGTTGTAGCGCAGCAGCCGGAAGTTGCGGTCCTGCACCGTGATGATGCAGGGCACATGCGAGAAGAGATATTGGTACTCATCCTTCTGGCGATTCAGTTCGATCTGCTTGTTGCTGATGTCCCGGCCCATATCCGTGATGGACTTGGCCAGCTGCCCCATCTCGTCCTCGTGGTCGATGTCGATGCGGGAACACTCTCCGCCCTTGGCGATGAGCTGGGTGCCCACGATGAGCTTGCGGATAGGCCGGATCACGAACCGCAGCATGAAGATGTAGATCACCGAGGCCAGGGCCAGGAAGACCACGGCCGTGAAACCGATGATGCGGTTCTTGAAGAGCGCCACCTCGCGATCCAGATCCTCTAGGGAGACGACCACGTCGATGGCCCCGAGGATCTTCTTGTCCGATGGGTGGTAATGGCAGCCCTCGGTGCAGCCCGGCTCGTTGTAGACCGGGTCCAGGATGCCCATGAGGCGTGTGCCGTCCCAATTCTCGAAAACCCGGATGCGCTCGTCCAGGGCCAAAGAGGACAACGGCGGCGAGGCGCGGTGGCAGACGTGGCAGGCCTCGGCCTCGATGTTGGTGCGGGTGTCGATCTCCCGCTCCACGTTGGAATATTTTATTTCTCCGGCCTTGTTGTATATGCGCAGGGCCAGGATGTCCTTCTGCCGGCCGATGTTGGCGATGATCTGCTGGATGTCCTCGCGGGAGTTGAGCATCATGGCGTAATGCGTACCGAGCTTGATGGTCGTGCCCAGGCGGTCGGCCTCGGCCACCATGTAGCCCATGAGCTGTTCCTCCTGATGCACGATGGCCAAGTAGGACAGCCCCGCGATGCTCAGGAGCAGGCCGAGCCCCGTGGAGATGATGAGCTTGGCGGTCAGGCTCTGCCGCACCAGCTTCGGAATGCCCCGCATGATTCCCGCCCGCCTCCACCGGCTGCACTTTTTCAGACGACGCCCAGACCGTCCTCGACGCCCGGCCGGACGTCCCCGAGACACCGCCGGGCCTCAACTGCATTGCCTACCGAAACGCTCTTGTATGCTATCTCATATCAGTTTGCATTGTCACCACTTTTTTGGTTCGAGTAAAGCATACCTCTTTTGTCCGAATAAGTATGAAGACATACTAAATTAGTCGGGAATGAACAACGGCGGCGTATACCGTAGTAAAAAAATCCATGATTCGGACGCTGGCCTTTTTTTTGCCGAATCCCTCTTTTCAAAATACGAAAAAGATGTTAGTGTCACAGTATTAAATAAGTATATCAATATCTTGTATCATTCATGAAACGTGGTAAGTTCTCTTTTTCGCGTGCCCGCGTACCGGTCACCCGCATCGACCGGTGCGCCAACCTCAATTGAGTCAAGGAGGCCCTATGCTGCACCCTGCTTCCTCATGGGACTGGCAGCCTGGTGAGCGAGTGGTGCTGGATTCCACTGCCTGTCCGGCGCCGCATGAATGGCAGGAGGAGCCCCATGTCTCGCCCGACGGCGAGAAATTCGGGGCGATCGTCCGCCTGGACGACGGCCTTTTCACCCTTTGCGTGAACGGAACCCCCTGGGAGGCCACGTTCGACAAGATTTGGAACCCGCGCTTCAGCCCTGACGGGCGGCTGACCTCCATCGTGCAGCAGGACGGGGAATGGACCCTGGCCGTGGACGGCGAAGCCTGGCCCGAGAACTATGCCTACCTCTGGTCCACCATGTTCTCGGCCGACGGTTCGGTCATCGCCGCGGCCATCCAGCAGGACGGCGAGTATGGTCTCTGCATCGACGGCGCTCCGTGGGAAACCCTCTACGAAAACGCCAACCAGTTCACCCTAAGCCGTGACGGCCAGGCCACCGCCGCGGTGGTCCAGATGCAGTCCATGGCGGCGGCGGATCTCGCCGCCTTCCAGCGCGGCGTGTTCTCAGTGGCGATCAACGGCCAGCCCTGGGAACGCACCTTCGTCAACGTCTATACGCCGACCTTCGACGCCTCGGGTAGCCGCGTGGCCGCCCAGGTTCGCCTCAATCTTTACGACTACGGCATCGCCGTGGACGGAGAGACCTGGAAGCAGACGTACGCCTGCGTCTGGGAACCGCGCTTCAATCCGGCCTCCGGCGCGGTGGTCGCGCCGGTGCGCATCGCCGGTTCCTGGGGCCTGGCCCAGGACGGCCAGATCATCTGGGAGCCGGTCTTCGCCCAGTGCTGGCAGCAGGCCTTCAGCCGCGACGGCAAGACCATCGCCGCCATCGTGGCCACGGGCTACGGCAAATTCACCGTGGCCGTGAACGCCAAGCCCTGGGCCGCCACCTTCCCGGTGGTGACCGACCTGACGCTTTCCGCCGACGGCAAGCGCGCCGCGGCCCTGGCCAACGAGTACAACGCCGACTGGCAGGTGGTCGTGGACGGCCGGCCCTGGAACGGCGTCTTCGACATGGCCTGGAAACCGGTCTTCAGCCCGGACGGCGCCCGCGTGGCCGCCAAGGTCGAACGCAAGGGCCGCCAGAACGTCCTGCTCGACGGCAAGCCTTACAAGCGGGACTTCGAACAGGTCTGGGAACCTGCCTTCAGCCCCGACGGCTCCAAGGTGCTCATCCGCGCCCGCGACGGCGGCAAATACCTCCGAATCGTGGCCCAGGCCGCGGACTTCTAGGGGAGGAAGCCATGCACGAGATCTACAACCTGGTCACCGGACCCCTGGCCTGGCTGGCCTGGGGCATCTTCATCGTGGGTTCCATCTACCGCTTGGCCATCATGTACATCCTGGCCAAGAAGAAGGACGGTCCCTCCCTGGCCTATATGAGCTGGGGCTTCTCCCTGCGCTCGATCATCAACTGGCTCATTCCCTTCAACGCCCTGGGCTGGCGCAGGAACCCGGTGATGACCGTGGCGACCTTCGCCTTCCACATCTGCCTGGTGCTGGCGCCGATCTTCCTCCTGGCCCACGTGGCCCTCTGGGATCAGTTCTTCGGCGTGGAGTATCCCGTGTTCCGCGAAAACGTCACCGACATCATGAGCATGATCGTGGTGGCGGGCGGTCTGGTCTTCGCCGGACGGCGGCTGTTCCAGAAGGAAGTCCGCTACGTGACCACCTGCCAGGATTGGCTCATCCTGGTCATCGCGGTCCTGCCCTTCCTCACCGGCATCCTGGCCTACCATCAGATATTCAACTACCAGACCATGGTCATCCTGCACATCCTGACCGGCGAGATCATGCTGGCGGCCATCCCGTTCACGCGGCTCTCGCACATGCTCTTCGCCGTGTTCACGCGCGCCTACATGGGCTCGGAGTTCGGCGGCGTCCGTCGGGTCAAGGACTGGTAAGCTCCTGAAGGAGGAGGAAATACATGGGAATCCAAGACAGACTCATCGAGGACGTCGGCCTCCGGGAGGGGGTCAAGCGCCTCACCGAGGATAAAATCGAGCAGGTGGTGCAGGCCGTCCTCAAAGGCGAGACCGGCGCGCGCCTGGCGGCCTACAACGAGATCTGCATGCGTTGCGGACTCTGCTCCGAGGCCTGCCACTTCTACCTCTCCCACGACGGCGACCCCAGCTACTCGCCCGTGGGCAAGGTGCAGCAGACCATGGCCGTGCTGCTCAAGAAGAAAGGCCGGGTCAGCCCGGACTTCATCTACGGCATGGCCCAGATCGCCTACACCGAATGCAACCTCTGCCGTCGTTGCGTGCACTTCTGCCCCGTGGGCATCGACACCGGCTACATCATGAGCACGGTGCGCCGCATCTGCCACAAGCTCGGCGTCACGCCGCAATACATCCAGGACACGGCCCACAGCCATTCGGCCACCTTCAACCAGATGTGGGTCAAGGACGACGAGTGGATCGACACGCTCCAGTGGCAGGAGGACGAGGCCCGCGACGAATTCCCGAGCCTGCGCATCCCCTTGGACAAGGAGGGGGCGGACATCTACTACTCGGTCATCGCGCCCGAGCCCAAGTTCCGCACCCAACTCATCTACCAAGCGGCGGCCATCTTCACCGCCGCCGGCGTGGACTGGACCATGCCCTCCGAACCCGGATGGGACAACTCGGACATGTGCATGTTCACCGGCGACTTCGAGATGATGGGCCGCCTCAAGCGCCGTCACTTCGAATCCGCCCAGAAGCTCAAGGTCAAGCGCATCGTCATGGGCGAGTGCGGCCACGCCTTCCGCTCGGTCTACGACATGGGCAACCGCTGGGTGGCCTGGAAGATGTATCCGGTTCCGGTCATCCACTCCATTGAGTTCTTCTGGGAACTCATGAAGCAGGGCAAGATCAAACTGGCCAAGAAATACCCCGGCCCAGTCACGGTGCATGACCCCTGCAACGTGGTCCGCGGTCGCGGCCACCACGAGAAGCTCCGCGAACTGGTCCGTTTCCTCATCGACGGCGACATCGTCGAGATGGCCTCCAACCGCGAGCATGCCATCTGCTGCACCGCGGGCGGCGGCGTGATCAACTGCGGCCCGCCGTTCAAGAACGTCCGTCTGGCCGGCAGCAAGGCCAAGGCCGAAGAGTTGAAAGCCACCGGCGTGAAGACCATCGTGGCTCCCTGCCACAACTGCCACGGCGGCCTGGAAGATACGGTCCACCGCTACAAGCTGGGCATGGACATCAAGTTCCTCGGCGACATCATCTACGAGTGCATGGAAAAGCCGAGTTAGGGCGAGGGGGAGAAACCATATGAAGAAAACCACGATTGTCGCCCTGCTGGCTCTCTGGGTGCTGGTCCCGGCCCTGCGGGTCGCCGCCCAGGACGATCTCAAGGAGATCAAGTCGGAGGCCTTCGGCACGCTCCAGCGTCCGGCGGTTCCCTTCGACCACAACGCCCACAACGAAAAGGCCCAGATCGAGGACTGTCTGGTCTGCCATCACAGCGGCGAGAACGGCCGTCAGGACAAGACCACCGGTAGCGAGGGCACCCCCTGCTCCGAATGCCACAAGGTCAAGCCCACGGGCAAGACCACCTCGCTCATGCGCGCCTACCACAAGCAGTGCATCACCTGCCATACGGAAAAAAAGAAGGGCCCCGTCGCCTGCGGCGAGTGCCACATCCGCAAGTAGTCTCAACCCCGGGGGGCGGGGCCGTCCCGCCCCCCGGCTTCTCTCCCGCGCCAACGTTCAGAGACAGGAGGCGATCGCCATGCACCTGTCCACGCGAAGCCGCTACGGCGTCCGCATCGTTCTCGACGTGGCCTTGCATCAGGCCGACGGACCGGTGAAGGTCTCGGATATCGCCCTGCGCCAGAACATTTCACACAAGTATTTGGAAAAAATAATCATCAGTCTGCGCGAGGCGGGCATCCTCAAAAGCGTCCGCGGCTGTCGCGGCGGCATCCTCCTGGCCCGCTTCCAGCACGAGATCACCGCCGGAGAACTGGTGCGCGTCCTGGAGGGCAAGACTGCTCTCACGGACTGCGCCAACCCCGGCA
This window encodes:
- a CDS encoding hybrid sensor histidine kinase/response regulator, encoding MVDSLLLVDDEDGIRRVVAITLADMGYEVFTAASGEEAMRVFREHHPPIVITDIRMPGMSGIDLLRAVKLESPDTEVIMITGHGDLDVAIESLKLSAADFINKPVSPEVLEIALRRATERIEMRAKMREYTENLERLVQEQASRIVDYERQKAAGQVMEGLTQALQGLSRDFAGDIRFFNDLPSFVSLHDRHGTVLSVNRYYKDRLGDKVGLGSWEVYKNGTDAPDGSPVARTLATGQSQHSREVVVCVNGNDHPVMVHTVPIRGANGEVELVLEISGDVGEVRRLQDELRNTQQLYRQLFDETPCAIALVNPDLTIAAANRRFRKEFGEHEGALCHRACHGRNDPCPECPALLTFKDGQSHRLETQFLTCGGGRINALVWTAPIRDAQDRVVQVLELAADITEVRRLQEHLTSLGMLIASLSHGIKGLLTALDGAMYKVNSGLAKGDQTRLTEGWESVTQLVGRIKGMVMDILFWARKRDMNIQDLDVAELLGGVADSAGPKAEKLGVSFVREFQSGLGRLVGDPSVLAPALVNLLENAVDACVQDTAKKEHRVVFRAYRKDEDLVVEVEDNGIGMDRETLEKLFSVFFSTKGSKGTGLGLFIVRKAVDQHGGDIEADSEQGKGSIFRVFLPLSECA
- the divK gene encoding DVU0259 family response regulator domain-containing protein; the encoded protein is MAKKIMVVDDDPAIVEYLVSVFKDNGYETCSASDGEAALGVLEKEKPQLITLDLEMPNEWGPRFYRKYTQKDEYKDIPVIVISGLAGIHLAIRKAVATVNKPFDPQEVLRIVEQTIGKP
- a CDS encoding response regulator; amino-acid sequence: MTRPAVLVVDDEMHLRIFIGAVFESAGFRPVLARDGEEGLRKAREEAPVLISLDLMMPGDGGIRMFRELKADERLSRVPVMIVSAVGGPTFEHALETLRAATGGPLPGPEAYVEKPPKPEALLAAAERLLRGNG
- a CDS encoding universal stress protein codes for the protein MFEKILFATTASPTCDDAAKVAFELSRKNHSRLSVFHVFGLPSRGFGLEYRDVRTGERVEGDENLVGLVLEEMKQYYEKQAKDHPSAAFEALVGEPHTEVLRKARKDDVNLIIMGAHNRPEDIGASRHRAIAGSTMQKVAKSARCPVLIVSRPCVTCWSYFANIVVATDFSKASDYAFQFARNVAADIGCTLHLFHCVDLSAENELHAPNQAAIEAKVREAEEKMQAKYVANMGEFDNFTVTIREGTPHVEVLKFARESKADLVVMAHHTREVDPEKALLGSTVEQVVLRSACPVLSVNHPDKVDVTPYGARPGSD
- a CDS encoding sensor histidine kinase, yielding MDRNLLLVDDEEGIRTVLSLSLADAGYVVHTARTGEEALAVFDRVRPGVVLTDIKMPGMDGIELLERLKKRDPDVEVIMITGHGDIDLAIQSIQREAADFVTKPVNDAILEIALKRARERSHLRRQLREYTTNLERMVEEKSRALVRAERLAAAGQAAAGMAHAIKNIAGGLEGCIFLLEQGLKQDRRVYLEQGWEMLKANVEKIKDLSLALLDYSRPEELHFHPTDPAGPLEEIAALMRARAREQGVDLVLDKAPGMSQALLDPEAMHRCLLNLVVNALDACAERGERPEPCRVELRVEPDAGGGVRYVVRDNGPGMDADTVDMLFTVFFSTKGGRGTGLGLAASRKIVEQHGGVLEVESAPGRGTTFTARLPRPETLRGSGSTGM
- a CDS encoding PAS domain S-box protein; its protein translation is MRGIPKLVRQSLTAKLIISTGLGLLLSIAGLSYLAIVHQEEQLMGYMVAEADRLGTTIKLGTHYAMMLNSREDIQQIIANIGRQKDILALRIYNKAGEIKYSNVEREIDTRTNIEAEACHVCHRASPPLSSLALDERIRVFENWDGTRLMGILDPVYNEPGCTEGCHYHPSDKKILGAIDVVVSLEDLDREVALFKNRIIGFTAVVFLALASVIYIFMLRFVIRPIRKLIVGTQLIAKGGECSRIDIDHEDEMGQLAKSITDMGRDISNKQIELNRQKDEYQYLFSHVPCIITVQDRNFRLLRYNLEFKEKFKPKNADFCYHAYKGRNEKCPNCPVELTFQTGRSYCSEESGPDADGRMRHWLVTTSPVRNAEGEIVAAMEMSLDISSRKQLEQKLERSERKYLAIFKNTPNPLFVLDAETLNVLDCNESAQAIYGFEKNELVGTSFLEFWREEEREATADLLRQARVLDRAKNVIRDGRSIYVTVRVSPSEYSGRKVLLVTTSDITKRLETEQQLIQASKMATLGEMATGVAHELNQPLSVIKTASSFIARKISRKEPIDEEILGTMAREIDSHVDRATRIINHLREFGRKPEMSLEPVRVNEVLRRAFDIFSQQLKLREITVDWRLDESLPPIKADPGRLEQVFINMLINARDAIEERWAGTTAPPGGKRITITSRRISGGVRVEVEDTGRGIPRGILDKIFEPFFTTKKVGKGTGLGLSISYGIIKDCGGTIRAESVEGEWTRFVMTFPEWKNEGERHG
- the tmcD gene encoding electron transfer complex subunit TmcD, with the translated sequence MLHPASSWDWQPGERVVLDSTACPAPHEWQEEPHVSPDGEKFGAIVRLDDGLFTLCVNGTPWEATFDKIWNPRFSPDGRLTSIVQQDGEWTLAVDGEAWPENYAYLWSTMFSADGSVIAAAIQQDGEYGLCIDGAPWETLYENANQFTLSRDGQATAAVVQMQSMAAADLAAFQRGVFSVAINGQPWERTFVNVYTPTFDASGSRVAAQVRLNLYDYGIAVDGETWKQTYACVWEPRFNPASGAVVAPVRIAGSWGLAQDGQIIWEPVFAQCWQQAFSRDGKTIAAIVATGYGKFTVAVNAKPWAATFPVVTDLTLSADGKRAAALANEYNADWQVVVDGRPWNGVFDMAWKPVFSPDGARVAAKVERKGRQNVLLDGKPYKRDFEQVWEPAFSPDGSKVLIRARDGGKYLRIVAQAADF